The following proteins come from a genomic window of Rhinoraja longicauda isolate Sanriku21f chromosome 4, sRhiLon1.1, whole genome shotgun sequence:
- the rnf41l gene encoding E3 ubiquitin-protein ligase NRDP1, whose amino-acid sequence MGYDIERFVGYVNEGLLCCICRDVLENPLQAPCEHAYCTSCIHGWLVQNHNCPEDRQTLDTSMLQPLFRYMRNDLNRLQIWCKNRQHGCETVCSLEAIDRHERECEFSQVPCLNPGCTVQIEQHNLESHMLGCEYRSRECSNGCGYVILSADDAQHNCVAELRTELELLRSEMICKVEEVRHEMESRLDSQRRHMVQKESFFQSEIEELKSQMSRVMSDVQTLVSEEKKHQQEREQAELEKRELVELLKSMQKSFSCLLR is encoded by the exons ATGGGCTACGATATTGAGCGATTTGTAGGCTATGTGAATGAAGGGCTGTTGTGTTGCATCTGCCGCGATGTGTTGGAGAATCCATTGCAGGCTCCGTGTGAACATGCCTACTGCACGTCATGTATTCACGGGTGGCTCGTGCAGAACCACAACTGTCCTGAAGATCGGCAGACCCTGGACACGTCCATGCTTCAGCCACTGTTCAg ATATATGCGAAATGATTTGAATCGTCTTCAGATCTGGTGCAAAAACAGGCAGCATGGCTGTGAAACGGTCTGTTCTTTAGAAGCAATTGACAGACATGAAAGGGAGTGTGAATTCAGCCAGGTTCCTTGCTTAAATCCTG GTTGCACGGTTCAGATCGAGCAGCACAATCTGGAGTCGCACATGCTGGGGTGTGAATACCGCAGCCGCGAGTGCTCGAATGGCTGTGGCTATGTTATTCTCAGCGCTGACGATGCACAGCACAACTGTGTCGCAGAATTGAGGACGGAACTAGAATTACTCCG GTCTGAGATGATTTGTAAAGTCGAAGAAGTAAGACATGAAATGGAATCCCGCTTAGATTCTCAAAGACGGCACATGGTTCAGAAAGAGAGCTTCTTTCAAAGTGAAATTGAGGAGCTTAAA AGCCAGATGTCACGTGTGATGTCAGATGTACAGACTCTGGTTTCAGAAGAAAAGAAGCATCAGCAGGAACGAGAGCAGGCAGAGCTCGAGAAAAGAGAACTCGTAGAGCTGCTGAAGAGCATGCAGAAAagcttttcctgccttctccgctag